atttctgacgtggagctaatctgaagtaaacttTGTATAGTTggaaaagtcaggattttgagattttgagagaaagtcagaatttttaggaaaagtcataattttgagCTTTTGAGAAAAATCATTATTTTGAGAAATTCAtaattttgaggaaaaagtcaattttttttttaaacaattacatttttggataaaaaaaaaatcatgatttttagaaaaagtcagaattgagAGAAAATCTGAAAGACAGACATTTTTGATTTTGAGAATACTCAGTGttttgaacatgacaggatgtatgaCCGAGAAGACCCggtgttcctccatcttgtgactgtgtgactccctctcttgatatcagcatgtgaaggacactgctcaggaactagtctctgcatgtgatgactccttccctctggagaggatcacagatacaaggatcctgaggttgaagcttaagccggggaccagggagaGTCTTCTAACATAAACCAACACATACAGTGCCTGTTTCTGACCCTCCTGGCTCTTCCTCCAGGCGTTCGGGACGAACCAGGAGGATTACTCCAACTACATCATGAACGGCATCATAAAGTGGGGAGACCCCGTGACTCACGTGCTGGACGACGGAGAGCTGCTGGTGCAACAGACCAAGAACAGTGACCGCACTCCTCTGGTGGCCGTGCTGCTGGAGGGtaaactccacacacacacacacacacacacacacacacacacacacacacacacacacacacacaacacacacacacacacacacacacacacacacacacacacacacacacacacacacacacacacgcacacacacacacacacacacacacacacactaacctgTCCCCCCTCTCTCAGGCCCCCCCCACAGTGGGAAGACTGCGTTGGCGGCTCAGATTGCAGAGGACTCAGAGTTCCCCTTCATTAAGATCTGCTCTCCAGACAAGATGATCGGACACTCGGAGATCTCCAAGTGCCAAGCCATCAAGAAGGTGAGCTGCAGATTTAGCAGATTTAACCCTCGCAGGAAACAATCTAACATTAgcatttaaaacaacaacacCCTGTAACTCTGTCGTAGATTCAATCACTAAAGAAGCCTTTTGAATACAGACATGTACAGTTTTACAGTGATTCGTCTGGCTTGGTGTTCATGGGTTATAAGAATATAATGAAGTTGTTTCCACATGTATTCAACAAAGAAAATATGCCTTAGCAAGAGGCGAAACAAGAGTCGAAACAAGAGGCGAAACAAGAGGCGGAACAAGAGTCGAAACAAGAGGCGAAACGAGAGGCGAAACGAGAGGCGAAACAAGAGGCGAAACAAGAGGCGGAACAAGAGGCGGAACAAGAGGCGAAACAAGAGGCGAAACGAGAGGCGAAACGAGAGGCGAAACGAGAGGCGAAACAAGAGTCGAAACAAGAGTCGAAACAAGAGGCGAAACAAGAGGCGGAACAAGAGTCGGAACAAGAGTCGAAACAAGAGGCGAAACAAGAGGCGGAACAAGAGGCGAAACAAGAGTCGAAACAAGAGGCGAAACAAGAGTCGAAACAAGAGGCGAAACAAGAGTCGAAACAAGAGGCGGAACAAGAGGCGGAACAAGAGGCGAAACAAGAGGCGAAACAAGAGGCGAAACAAGAGGCGAAACAAGAGGCGGAACAAGAGTCGAAACAAGAGGCGGAACAAGAGGCGAAACAAGAGGCGAAACAAGAGTCGAAACAAGAGTCGAAACAAGAGGCGAAACAAGAGGCGGAACAAGAGGCGGAACAAGAGGCGGAACAAGAGTCGAAACAAGAGGCGAAACAAGAGGCGAAACAAGAGGCGGAACAAGAGGCGAAAAAAGAGTCGAAACAAGAGGCGAAACAAGAGGCGAAACAAGAGGCGAAACAAGAGGCGGAACAAGAGTCGAAACAAGAGTCGAAACAAGAGGCAGAACAAGAGTCGAAACAAGAGTCGAAACAAGAGTCGAAACAAGAGTCGAAACAAGAGGCGGAACAAGAGGCGAAACAAGAGGCGGAACAAGAGGCGAAACAAGAGGCGGAACAAGAGTCGAAACAAGAGGCGAAACAAGAGGCGGAACAAGAGGCGAAACAAGAGTCGAAACAAGAGGTGAAACAAGAGGCGGAACAAGAGGCGAAACAAGAGTCGAAACAAGAGGCGGAACAAGAGGCGAAACAAGAGGCGAAACAAGAGGCGGAACAAGAGTCGAAACAAGAGGCGAAACAAGACGAGAAACAAGAGGCGAAATAAGAGTCGAAACAAGAGGCAGAACAAGAGGCGAAACAAGAGGCGAAACAAGAGTCGAAACAAGAGGCGAAACAAGACGAGAAACAAGAGGCGAAATAAGAGTCGAAACAAGAGGCAGAACAAGAGGCGAAACAAGACGAGAAACAAGAGGCGAAACAAGAGTCGAAACAAGAGGCAGAACAAGAGGCGAAACGAGAGGCGAAACAAGAGGCGAAACAAGAGGCGAAACAAGAGGCGAAACAAGAAGCGAAACAAGACGAGAGGCGAAACAAGAGGCGAAACAAGAGGCGAAACAAGACGAGAGGCGAAACAAGAGGCGAAACAAGAGGCGAAACAAGAGGCGAAACAAGAGGCGAAACGAGAGTCGAAACAAGAGGCGAAACGAGAGGCGAAACGAGAGGCGAAACGAGAGGCGAAACAAGAGTCGAAACAAGAGTCGAAACAAGAGGCGAAACAAGAGGCGAAACAAGAGGCGAAACAAGAGGCGAAACAAGAGGCGAAACAAGACGAGAGGCGAAACAAGAGGCGAAACAAGAGGCGAAACAAGAGTCGAAACAAGAGGCGAAACAAGAGGCGAAACAAGAGTCGAAACAAGAGGCGGAACAAGAGGCGAAACAAGAGGCGAAACAAGAGGCGAAACAAGAGTCGAAACAAGAGGCGAAACAAGAGGCGAAACAAGAGTCGAAACAAGAGGCGAAACAAGAGTCGAAACAAGAGGCGAAACAAGAGGCGAAACAAGAGGCGAAACAAGAGTCGAAACAAGAGGCGAAACAAGAGGCGAAACAAGAGTCGAAACAAGAGGCGAAACAAGAGTCGAAACAAGAGTCGAAACAAGAGTCGAAACAAGAGGCGAAACAAGAGTCGAAACAAGTCGAAACAAGAGGCGAAACAAGAGTCCAAACAAGAGGCCAAACCCCACTTTGtttgttcaaaccccactgcagtcagcatgtcgttgtgtccctgagacacttcaccccaaagtgcttctgtggggattgccctcagtattgagtatgtgagtcgctttggataaaagcgactaacaagtgacatgtgatgtaatgtaattggAGGCATctttcaggacacccaaggACCCCTGAGAAAGTATTTTAAAAAACAGGCTTTTCCACTAAACTTAAACTGTCCCTAACCTCTCTTGCCCTTTGTCCATGTCCCCTCCTCCCCTCTCTGTGTTCCAGGTGTTTGACGACGCCTATAAGTCCCAGCTCAGCTGCGTGGTGGTGGACGATATCGAGCGTCTTCTGGACTACGTTCCCATCGGGCCTCGATTCTCTAACCTGGTGCTGCAGGCTCTGCTGGTGCTGCTGAAGAAAGCTCCTCCAAAGGTCAGACCTCCTCTGAAAGCTTTATAAAGAAGTCTGTTTTTAATTATGTATTCGTAAGGAACAAGAACAGGGAGACTCAGACAGAAGCAGAGTCCGGTGAGCTGTACGCTTATTACCTTAAATACCTtcgcttagcataaagactggaaaccCTGATTGTAGTTTTCGACTGGTTTTTAGCATGGTGCATTAGCCTGACTAGCTgtgttatgctaagctaagaaaGCTTCTGTCTTTAGCTATATACTATTTAAGTATTCTTGACAGACATTGACAGTTGTTGAAGCAATGTCCTATGTACTGAACGCtaattagcttagcataaacccTAATTGTGGTCTTTGATCGTTTTTCGGCATGGTGCTTTAGCCATACTAgctgtctttatgctaagctaagctagctgCTGTTTTTAGCTGTATATTATGTAATAAAAACCTCTTTTATaccttatttatataaatatatatctttttcAGTTTTCTCGATGCACATTTTTGTCATTGTTTTACTAAATCAACCAATAATTAAATGTAGTTGTAATCACAGATATATCTTTCTTAATTTATCTTTTTTAATAAGATCGACAAAAGCTGGAAGCGTATATTTTGTATAATGGTGAATAGCCAGACTAGCTgtgttatgctaagctaagctagctgCTGTCTTCATGGCAAAAAAGTGCATTTCCcaaaatgttgacttttctTTCAAATTACAGATTTATATTATGTAGTAAAAACCTCTATTATACCTTAtttgttatatttatttagtaatcatagatatatTTCTGTATCTCTGTCATTTATCTTTTTTAATTAGATCAACAAAAGCTGGAAGCGTATATTTGCTAATCACAGAATTACTCACCGTGACACTAATACATATTCTGAGCCTCGGGTTGTAAATCTTTTAAATTTAGAGCGAGCGATCAATGGACAATTAATTTCCCCTCATCACGGAAATTAATTGACCGGAGAATTAGCGTGGTGTCATTAACGAGAGGACACTAAATGATCTCTTCCTGCAGGGGAGCAGAGGACTTGagcaaaggatgtgtgtacttctaccatCTCTGGTCATTTCGATGAATATATCCCCCAAATCTGGTTATCTCCGCAGGGGAGGAAGCTGCTGATCATCGGCACCACCAGCCGGAAGGACGTCCTGCAGGAGATGGAGATGTTAGACGCGTTCAGCACCACCATCCACGTTCCCAACATCTCCACCGGGGAGCAGCTGGTCGACGCTTTGGAGGTAAAAACACATCATTAGAATCAGCAAGAAAATGCTAGCAAATGAGCATGATAGCCGATTGCAGGTAAGCTTTAACAcattagagcagtgcttctcaaagtgtggtccatgagcgccccctagtggtccgtgagtatattggtaacatttgaaataaataaataaatttaagTTTTCAGCACTgcgaatatctccgcaatggagtgagcttaagtttcactttcgattgcatgatatagcccagcgcaacaccttcgtcacacatgatgCCGccggtttgtaccattttcaggcgatttgtaatctgttctagaaaaacgatgtgtttttggatatttgtggaggtggtccgcgagtgtttttttattgtttaagtgtccttggtatgaaaaagtttgagaaacactggattAGAGGtatctaaacacacacacattgcacgTAAGCATAAACAAAGCAATGCTTGAATCTACGTTCCCAAGATCTAtctaaataaacacacacacaaagacacacacacacacacacacacacacacacacacacacacacacacacacacacacacacacagtcacataaTCACAAGCACTTTAATGTTATCGTCACATGTTTTTGCTCGAAGGGGAAGATGCTCCCCATTGTCTgctcacacaaagacacaccgaTGAATGTTGTGCATTGAACCATCCCCCCTCCTCAagagctctcacacacacacacacacacacacacacacacacacacacacacacacacacacacacacacacacacacacacactcacacacacacacacacacacccccacactcacacacagcctTGAAAAACCCGACTCTAAAACAATCAAATGTCCCGCAGACTAAAAGGACGCTTCCCCCCTGCG
This genomic interval from Pseudochaenichthys georgianus unplaced genomic scaffold, fPseGeo1.2 scaffold_632_arrow_ctg1, whole genome shotgun sequence contains the following:
- the LOC117443591 gene encoding vesicle-fusing ATPase-like — protein: MTNRPDLIDDALMRPGRFEVKMEISLPDEKGRVQILTIHTNKMKGFGLMAPDICIKELAAETKNYSGAELEGLVRAAQSTAMNRHIKATSTVEVDMEKAEKLQVTRNDFLGSLNNDIKPAFGTNQEDYSNYIMNGIIKWGDPVTHVLDDGELLVQQTKNSDRTPLVAVLLEGPPHSGKTALAAQIAEDSEFPFIKICSPDKMIGHSEISKCQAIKKVFDDAYKSQLSCVVVDDIERLLDYVPIGPRFSNLVLQALLVLLKKAPPKGRKLLIIGTTSRKDVLQEMEMLDAFSTTIHVPNISTGEQLVDALELLGSFTDKERASIAQQLKGKRVWIGIKKLLVLIEMSLQMEPDYRVTKFLSLLRDEGADRSFYE
- the LOC139433561 gene encoding neurofilament heavy polypeptide-like; this encodes MYSFTQEAKQESKQEAKQEAEQESKQEAKREAKREAKQEAKQEAEQEAEQEAKQEAKREAKREAKREAKQESKQESKQEAKQEAEQESEQESKQEAKQEAEQEAKQESKQEAKQESKQEAKQESKQEAEQEAEQEAKQEAKQEAKQEAKQEAEQESKQEAEQEAKQEAKQESKQESKQEAKQEAEQEAEQEAEQESKQEAKQEAKQEAEQEAKKESKQEAKQEAKQEAKQEAEQESKQESKQEAEQESKQESKQESKQESKQEAEQEAKQEAEQEAKQEAEQESKQEAKQEAEQEAKQESKQEVKQEAEQEAKQESKQEAEQEAKQEAKQEAEQESKQEAKQDEKQEAEQEAKQDEKQEAKQESKQEAEQEAKREAKQEAKQEAKQEAKQEAKQDERRNKRRNKRRNKTREAKQEAKQEAKQEAKQEAKQDERRNKRRNKRRNKSRNKRRNKRRNKSRNKRRNKRRNKRRNKRRNKSRNKRRNKRRNKSRNKRRNKSRNKRRNKRRNKRRNKSRNKRRNKRRNKSRNKRRNKSRNKSRNKSRNKRRNKSRNKSKQEAKQESKQEAKPHFVCSNPTAVSMSLCP